CAATAGGGCTCGAAGCAGGATTGTCTATGGCCGAGAGCTGCAGGTCGATACTTGGCTGTTGGTCCAACGTTGTAGTGTTGGCTTGCAACAAAGTCAAGCCCTGCATGACAAACCTGCTACTGCGCGCAAGCTGGAGTGTTGGCCAGGGGCTCAGTTTGCAGCGATGGCATGAAGGCGTAGGCAAGGGCGTGAGCAGTGCGGTGCTAGGCGTATCAGAATTGCTAGATGCATGATCGACGACCACATTGTCATTATCATAATCCAGCTCCAAACACATGCTCTAAATCATCCAAAAAATCCAAATCAACTCCCACATTATCATTAGGCGCTACATTGACCCCTACATTGTCCTCGGAGGCCACATTATTCACGTGACACAAAGATTTATCATATAGCTTCCAACCATTCTTGCCATGTGGATATCCCACGAACACACATTTTCGACTACGAGGTGCAAACTTATCCCCCTTAGCCTTTTGATTATGAGCAAAGCACAAAGAGCCAAAAACTTTCAATTCATCAACTATTGGGTCGTACAAAAGAGAATTTCATTTGGTGTCTTGTTTTGCAACAAGCGAGATGGAGTGCGATTAATCAAATAGACCACACAAAGAACACTAAATACCCCAAAAACCAAGTAGAAAATTACCTTGAAACATCAATGCACACCCCACATTTAATATATGTTGATGCTTACGTTCAACACGACCATTTTATTGCGGTGTTCTAACACAAGAAGTTTGGAAAATGATGCAATTTTCAGCAAAGTAAGGTAGCATGCATTTAAATCCAGTCCCATTATCGCTTCTCGATCACCAATTTTACAGAAACCTCAAATTGACATTGAATCATAGCAAAGAATGAGCAGAATGCGGAATAAACTTCTGTTTTGGAATTCAATAAATAAACCCAAACACCTCTTGAAATATCATcaaacaaagtcaaaaaataATGTGCACCACAAGTAGAAGGAGTTTGATATTCTCCGCACAAATCACAATGTATTAATTCAAAAATCCGACTAGCTCTACTGTCACTACTCGGAAAACTAGCCCTTGTTGTTTTGATCGAGTACCACTTCACACACTTTATTCAATGATTTACTACTAGAGCTAGAATTGCTAGTAGGAACTAACTTGAAGACCCTATCCGACGGATGCCCCATTCTCCTACGCCATAGTTCAAATTCAGAGATTGTTGGAGTTGTTACCGCACATACTGTAGGAATTAACCGGAAGTAGTAGAGTCCATCAGAACGTTCACTCGCTCTAATCAGGCTCCCCGAATGGTCTTGTATAGCACACAATTCATTAGTGAAGCAAACACAAGAATGTGGATTATCAATCATTTGAGACACCGATATTAAATTGCAACGTAAATCAGGCACAAATAACACATTTTCAAGAGATAATTCATCAGTCAATATAACACGCTCTGCCGTCATAGTAGTGGTTTGTCTGCCCTTAGGAAGTCCAACATGACACGGTGTAATTGGTGTGATATCAATCAAGCAAGCCTCATATGCGATGACATGTCGAGACACACCGGTATCAATAATCCAGGACAAAGAGAAATACTCACCAATCATTTTATCCTGTTGCTTTTGGTTTACCATGTTTAAGAGTAATATGTTCAGGTTTGAGATAGTCAAGCGACGCCCCTGCTTTGGGAGGACCCTATGCACTGCTGCGGTTTCCCAGACCCTGCAGACCGCTGCTATGGCATTGTGGAGTGCTACTGCTGCTCAGAATGTAGCTACTGCCTACGGCATTGGCTCGTGTCGTGATGTTGGCAGGTTGTTTGGCCTTATCAGAAGTCGTGGTGGTAGAAGATGCCCGCGACCTCGAGCCACCCCCTTTGCTATTACAGTGTTGATCTAGCCGTCATTCTGGATACCCGTGCAGCTTGAAACAAGTAGAGTTATCCTTCCCCGTTTGTGACAATGCGAGCAAGAAAATCTAGACTTGTCTTTCCAACGTTCGGTGGTGCGCTTCCATCTATAAACAAAGATAATAAAGGCATGTGCCTCAGTTGAATCTTCACAGCCTTCCCAGCAGCTATGCTGCGCGATTCCTCTTCCTGGAGCGGCTTTGCTTCCACCATGTACGGGATTGAAATTGGAACTTTCATAGCCATAGTACGAAGAGTCCATGTGACAAGAGTGGAGTTATTTGTCTCCCAGTCAAGCatcttggattcttcttcggcTTAGTAATGGTTCCATCAATGAAACCAAATTTTCCGAACGATTTCAAGGACAAAGTGATCGCCCTAGACCACACTAAATAATTTTCCTTGCCCTTGAGGACCACGTGAGTAATCAAGTTTCCGGGCTAATCTATCGCCTGAGCTTAGGTACGTAGAACGGAGAAGAAACAAGTTTCCCGTCTTCCATGAGTACATACTAACACCcggtgaaaaaaaaaaggtatttcAGGGTTTAGTGTTTGagagctctgataccatgttaggAATTGTGTTTCCTTGGTTTGTATTTATGTAATTGCAGTTTATATACAAACTAATATAATGCCTTAGACTTACTAGGCCCAATGGATAATTAGGTTAGCAAACTAAATATAATAAGGCTCAACATCTTATTATTAGACGGTGACTTCATTGGCAAGTATGTGTTAAGTTCTATGTTTAATGTAgactctttttattttatttttatttttctgatttttagTACAATATGttgttgtagacttgtagttCTTGAACTACATTTGTACAACAATGGTCGACATATTCAAGAGGAATTGTCCATTTAAATCTGGATTGTTCCGTACTATGATAAATACTCAGTAATAATATATTAGTAGACGCGTAACTTGATCTACTGAACTACTCCGTAACATTATTAAACACATTATCAATATTTGAATCAATCACACTCAGGTAGCaagttattttatttattctcaaTCATATAATATAGTATTTCAAATACTAAAATACACATATAATACATCATACTCATAGACTTTTTACAATGACGACAAATATAAGGGTACATATTCAATCTCTAATTGATATTCATGCCACTTTTCACACTATTACAATAACCGAATACaattaaatttatatttttaaactTAAGGATTTGTTGAGCCAGGTTCTCCAACTCCCACCCCGTTTTTGTGAAATCATGTGTGATCTTGCTTCAGTCATGTTTGATTCCTGCTCCGGCTTCTTGCACAACACAAAGTTCCTCCCTCCACATGATCCTATCTCGTCCCATGGGCTCAACGCTGTATATTTAATCATTATCTTCATTAAATTACGAAGACGTATGTATgtgcattaaaataaaattaacaaaatgtCATGCAAAAgaaattgttaattttgaaCTAGTTGCAGGTGTAATAAACAAGTACGAAAATGATAattgataaaggtcgcaacatgcgacctttaaatcgtgtcacaatgatgacataaCATGCTTATCTGTTATGATTtgaattggaaactaaaatattaactTATATTTCCTCAGTTctggaaatatcgcaccatggttgacttttactctttcaatcattactttgactcttaatatcccAAATCGTTGccagtaaaattataaaaaattaatatgtagaaatatatatcgatgcgaatctaacatgaccctaCATTACTAAAATTTAATTACgcacgaatcacaaaaaatggccaacgtcaaaaaaacaaatggtgcgatattttccggaacagagaaagtataacttattatacatgtttccaaAAAAGGTAGGACAATCttaattttctaatttgtttccttctttatatcgactaccttacttacttatttttatagtaaaaaatATTGCATAGATAATAAAATATCCTGATGACTCATAGCATACGTGACGCCTATTTGTACTAATTAAACTCCTACACATaaaattgcgacaactaaatattgtcgtAACTTGCAACTTTTATCATCACCTAAGTAACTATATCCCATATCATTTTGTAATAATTCATGTTATGTAATTCAAATTTAATGtatgaatagtgcaaaagtTAAAGTGTTGCGAGAATTCTATAACGAGGAGCAATATTGTTAAGGATAAAAAAAACCCGAAGAAGTTTCAGTTCATCCGATTGATCTGGTACTAACGTAGAAAATATTACGTTTCTAATCGCAACGTTCGTGAAACTGCCGTTACGATTGCGGGAGGGTGTTAAGGATAACGTAGTTATCTTAGAGGATAGAATATCATATGAGATAGAGTTATGTGATATGACATGAAATAGAAGTTTATAGGACTTAGGAACCCTACAAAATGTAGGACATCTAGTTTGTAATATAAATAGAGGCGTATGCCACAAATAATATAACAAATCAAATATATTCTCCATAATTTAACAAATATGAATgaagaaaataaagtaaaagtGGGTGGAAATTAGGAAAAGACAGAGAGAAGAGTGTGTGGGAAATTTACCATCAGAAGCAGCATGGGAACAGTAAAGAAGAAACTTGTTAGAATCAGAACCCATAACAGGAAGACGACCTTCCTTAGCATACAACTTCAAAGCACTGTCAATAACTCCACAAACAACATCTTCCTCATTTACTAGAAACCTCAAAGGCCCTGCACTTCCTAACACATTCACAATTACCAACAACCGTTTGTTGCTACTACTGTTGTCGAAACCTCCCTTTCGACACTCAAAACAGTTTCCCTTCTTGTTACTAGAACCGCTCTTCTTCATCTCCCCCGAGTAAGAGTGCGAGTAGGAGCTCATGATCATCTTATTATCTGAAAAGTTCCTCCTCATTTTTGTAACAGAAGAGTGTAGGTAAGTTTAAGGGTCAAGGCCGTGGCAGCGGTAGTACCAAGCTTGTTTACAGGAGATGAAAGAAGTCGTCCTGACCGCCTGTGAGATAAGAGGTTCAATGGAAGGAGCTGATTTTAAATAATATGGAGACGGCATGAAAGAAGAAGCGGAGTTGCTCCTAAATGTGTGTACCATTCAACCTGTGTTTCAGATTAGGGTGACGATAAATGTTTCGATATTGTTTCTGAACATGGAAATTTTGAAGGAAGTGGTGTGAAAAATGGGACAATTCATGGAAGGATATAAATAAAAGGAACTCCGTACGATCGAGctaattaagtcgtatgtatgTCGACAAACAACACAGGTGTTTCTGGGGCTGGTGTAACTGTACAATTAAGGGTATATGCTTTTAAACAAACAATTTCTTCTCTAAATTTAATATTGCTGATTAGATTGTGGCAGATAGCTTGGTGTGGACATAGTGACGGTGTGACGCGCTaaggattattttatttacccaaatcttatatgagactgtcttCACCCTttactgatggtgagaccagttcacacttgcgaatttaggtatgttacttctataatttagacataccttcttagtttaggtatgttacttctatagtttagacatgttatttttttttttttttataattttagaggaagtacttttttttagtttaggtgtgttacttctatagtttatacatgttacttttttatacggagtagttctaGGGGAGATACCTTATTAGTTtgggtatgttacttctatcgTTTAGacatattacttttttttttaataattttaggggaggtattttttttagtttaggtatgttacttctatagtttagacatgttacttttttttatataattttagatgaggtacttttttagtttaggtattttacttctatagtttagacatgttactttttttatacggaatagttttaggggaggtacatttttagtttaggtatgttacttctacagtttagacatgttacttttttttatatataattttagaggaggtacttttttagtttaggtatgttacttctatagtttagatatgttatttttttttatatagttttaggggaggtacgctattggtttcgcgctcgtcacaccatcaagttgatggtgtgactggtctcacaggagacgcgctgttttatttattttgggagATTGCGCTCGTCTATTGTGTACTTGGGTGTACACTTAAAATGCTTGGAATTAAACGCAACTTAATTAAATTGGTGAGAACTCGTGTGGAAGACCGACGATTAATTGCACGTCAACACAAATACCACTCCCTCCGTATTCATTGAAgtgatacacttggccgggcacgggtattaagaagaagaattgaatgaaataaaaataataaaacaagtggggttgagtagatattttaataagtaaaaaaattggggaccatgtcattttaggggatggGGGATGGGGGATGAGGGTGGGGTgtagatgaaggaaataatgcccttggtccaagtatgcattcaatgttaagtctaataaatgcggttcagtattaattaacaagttaataattcagtgagatcaagtgagctgaatgcctagctagaggccgcttcagttcaagtggaattaatgatattaatccacagcttactcttgactgaacccgtagggtcacacaaatagtacgtaaacggatcaagtatttaatagcattaaatactccatctatgaatattcggaaccgacggatcttggtttcagtgggagctaagatcgtcacaggcaaggaatgaatactccggaaacgatgatattgccggaaacggaaatatggatcgtatcggaaatataaatattatccaagtcgtagatgttgccggaaacggaaacatggtacgtgtcggaaaatattatcggaaatggaaatattgccagaatcggaaatattgccggaaacggaaatattgtcagaatcggaaatattaccggaatcggaaaataattccggaaacggaaatattaaatatttgttcgaaacggaaattaattccggaatcggaaatattaaatattgttcgtatcggaaatgaattccggaatcggaaaatttaatcggaagcgcatcgtacgaataagcatcggacgagacctgccggacgaggcccagcacgaagccaggccatcgcccagcaagccaagcgcgccgcacaaacagccacgccaggcccagcgcaaggccaggcccagcaggctgcgcgcagcgcgcagcgcgcacagcgcgcacagcacgcgcagcgcgcacagcacgcgcagcgcgcagtgcgcgcgggcgctgagtgggctgctgctcgcgcgcacgcatggggcccatcgtggctgtcgtgcgtgtgtgtgcaagtgtttgtgttcgtgcacgtttcctaaaacatgcagagttcggttaatgattaaattcctaattctatttgataaattaattaaattagagttcttgtaggattctaggtttaattaatttgtatctgaataggatttcgattccctttccataccgctataaatatgaggctagggctcacaatttataacacaagtttcaaagtattcaaagtgagtttttgagagaaaaattcagtcacacatttgcctataaagtgccgaaaataatagtaccttaagggcgattctagttggtcaatcttaaggcggatccggacgtgctgtggactatctacggagggacgacacttggagtcctaaagacttgttcttgttcggttcggacgcagctagggaaggcacgcaacaaagagtatgcatctaatctatgctaaatgattatgtgtaaataatatgttttcctgggtttatggtttttccgcatgatttatgaattgtcatatgtatcataacctaacagtggtatcacgagccccttattattttcataatctaaattgcatgaacatggttaaatattacaaatttgcaagaattaaaaggggtgattaattttcgtaattgttaattaattgcaaattgcgtttatttaattatacgtacgcagtttttcggcagtttcttcgttactcatccgaattgagtgatttttgtgtcaattccgcatgtaaaaagcattctaaaattttgacaaaaatgatatttttctgccgaacccagaattctcaaattcgaagcctaactatgacttttcgaaggttttagtttttcgaatgcaaaatttcgtaaatttaagatgttaaattaaatatttgcgattcttgttgataaatcttgaatttttgattgacctactgcatatgtttaaca
This Spinacia oleracea cultivar Varoflay chromosome 6, BTI_SOV_V1, whole genome shotgun sequence DNA region includes the following protein-coding sequences:
- the LOC110801808 gene encoding uncharacterized protein At4g22758, coding for MRRNFSDNKMIMSSYSHSYSGEMKKSGSSNKKGNCFECRKGGFDNSSSNKRLLVIVNVLGSAGPLRFLVNEEDVVCGVIDSALKLYAKEGRLPVMGSDSNKFLLYCSHAASDALSPWDEIGSCGGRNFVLCKKPEQESNMTEARSHMISQKRGGSWRTWLNKSLSLKI